The genomic stretch ttgttattattataatgcaaACAACATTGGTTCGATAATTATCTAAAttatcttaaaagaaaaaaagaaaaaaaaagaagatcatttttatataaaaaaaaaacatcgatatttaattgcaattagattgaaataaacaatgagccatttttatttatcttttattatttctcgaatCAGTTTTACTTTCATGCGAGAAAACGATCTATCCATCATTCGTTTGATATTGCATTGACTATCATAACATTTGATAGTAAATTTTCAATACACGAACGTGTGAAATGAACATGAACGAGcaatttctctcttataaTAATCAGAATCGAAATTAGTCCCATTATATATAAGTCTACGTAGTTCCTTGTTGCcaatatattttctcctttctaaACTCTGATAATAAAGTGAATATATGATTATTCTAGATATATTATGGCATTTCCACTacgtagaaataataaatccatTGAATTTCTCAACATCTTCATCATCTCATAATCGTCAATccaattattcctttttttttttcattgaactAACACTATAACCCATAACCGTTGCCTTTTGTTAGATTATGCCTCGGCGAGAGACGCCGCGGTATGCGTGATCACATTGGGCGATAAATCGCAAGCGAATCAAGATCCCGCAGAACTACTCGAGTGCAATTTAAGTATATTCAAAGTAGTAGTACCTAACGTAAGCAAATATGCGCCTAACAGTGTCTTGGTGATCGTCACCAAACCAGGTTAATTTTAATCCTTATTAACtttgcccttttttttttttacaacacaAATCAAccatctattattatatattattatcgttaagagcattttctcttttttccttcttttttctattttgtatctttattcttgttcttttttttttttttttttttctttttttgtatccaGTCGACATAATGTCCAACGTGGCCATGAAACTTTCTGGTTTCCCACCAAATCGCGTAATTGGATTGGGAACATTCTTGGATAGCTGTAGATTTCGATGTTTCATAGCTGACAAATTGGGCGTCGCTGCTAGTTCGATCCAAGCGTCTATCATTGGAGAAAATGGATCGTCATCCGGTAATGAAAcgttatccttttcttttgattttcttatttcttttctttttttttttttctgtcttcgtTAATTTCGTTGTTCTGAACGAGTTgacgttgaaaatatatatcgtcgatttatcataccatttctttcttatgtACCATAGTACCAATTTGGTCCGCTGTTGGAGTAATGGGCATGAAACTGAAGGATATCAACAAAGAGATTGGTACCAAGACGGATCCTGAAGCTTGGAGCGAATTGCATGTTAAAGTTATTGACGCTGATAGCGACATCATCACTGGGAAAGGTTATTGCAACTGGGCAATTGGAATATGCGTTAGTGAGATCGTTGATGCTATTGTGAGAAacacgtgtatatgtgttacAGTGTCGACCTATCTTAaggttaattattaataccttAGGGGGttgaaataataagtaaacaaCATTAGTATTGTTTTACTTAAATGTATGGACTATCATGCATTGATCTATTCAAtactatattatcgttattatactagTACTGTTTATTTACatgttattgttttatattttatttatatataaatatatataaataaaatactcaTTATTTAGACATTAATTCAGTTGGACTGTTGGATCAatccaatattatattattaaataatctaattacatcagtgttatttatttaggtatataatatcaaatattttgacatatatataattataattatgtaaaattataatcactGTACTATTGAATtacgtttaataatttcaattctgtttatttaaatcaaaaaatatgaaaaattttcggcatatattaattattgatcaaTCAAATACCTCGCTATTAAATTATACCtgacaatatttaatattgtttatttcaatataaaatattaaaaaatgtgaCAATACTTATCGttcaattcaatattatacaattgaattacatttaataatatcagtaTATTGTCTATTTatttgatcgatattatttattaatcaatgctaagtattttgtaaaataaatgtcaattatatacgaatgtttcgttaagtataaaaaattaaacatcgGAGTTACGTCGTTTATATTAcgtattgatatttaattataaatactgatcattaataaaataaaatactgatTAAATGTTTAAAGATATTCAcacaaataataacaatctctatttaaaatttgtaatattttaatatattatttattgtccaATCTAATCcattctattaataataattttatacgattGGATTATAAGTATTAGTCTAACAATactaatgttttttatttaaatataaaatatctaaagtttttattttattatttatcgatcaataacaattaaataataaaccataattttatatatatatatacatatatatatatatataaaattagatataaaaatattgaattgacACTATCatttaatgaaatcattaaaattttaggGTTGTCGTCATGGATTAGACAAGGATGTTTACATGTCCTTACCTTGTATAATTGGTCGAAATGGCGTACAATCTCTCGTTAGATTCCTTTATACAAAAGAGGAACAGGAAATGATGGAAAACTCATGTCGTAAGATTTACGAAATGCAGAGATCAATTTTGgagaatcttttttaattcaatagttatatatttctataatatatggTGTCCCTAAAGTAAGCAtttattttgagaaaaaaaaaaaaaaaaagaaaaagaaattaactatacacaaaacatttttataagattataattatatattataatttgtataaaatatattcgatataaataattaatgcaaaataaatttaatataaattttaatgatatgaaatattatttaaaaaaacaataaaaaattttctaacgtgatattattatatatttaaacaaaatatatctattatgaaagaaatgtcgagaaaaatatagcttaaattagaattaaaaatttttatatatgccAATGAATCGATTTTGAAGTAGctgtaatgaaaaattctttctaatataattttaatgtatacTTCTGCAATATTATCCTTGAgacatttaattttgatagtcattaaaaaaaaaaaaaaaaaaaagaacaaaaaatgtatCGATAAACAATCgttgaatgtaaaaaaaaatttaataaatcgactttgaagatattaaagtcaaaaattttttttaattcaattagatTGTCtactatatttaatttcgtccttgtttaattactatttaattttgtccttgagatattaattttgatgatttctaaaaaaaaaagcgtattaatgagaaattaatgaatgtaaaattttaataaatcgactttagaaaaattaaagtgaaaaatcatttttaattcaatagtCGTATACTTAATAATGTAactattaatgtaataatataaataactttcaatttaatatttttcaatttctataataatgttatgttattatttatttaggtaaatatttttcaatatttaataagtattttaaataattatatgatcggtatataatataataaaatatcggtacataatataaatgtcATAATCAGTTAtggttaattatttatactgacaaaaaaatatttatatattttgcaaaatactgatgaaataaataaaagtaaataatttccaATTCGATATTCGTATACCttctataataatgtatacctatttatttatttaagtcaatacttttcaaaaaatttataaataactaaatgtttcaaataaacgaatcaatattttagataaaatagTAATACTTAATATAATAGGGTCAATTAAAAACCACCTAAGACGCTCAATTACAATATTTGcactaacaaaaaaaatatccatacattttacaaaatattatcaaaagaaatgaaaataataacgcgCTTGTAATAACATCCTCctcgatcgaataatattttatattatattttttttttttttttttttttttataataatattatgctAGAAACATtcgtatacaattttttttcatttttctttaagatctttaaaagtaaaaaaaaaaagaaaaaaagaaagaaagaaataaacccCAATCAATAAAAAGCCAATTGAATGTAAACatctaataaatcaaataaatcttCGTTCCATTGAAGATGTCGcaatgaaaacaaaaggaaaagaaaaaagaaaaaaaaactataatatcttctaaaacgtatcaaatatattatctcaATTCGTAAAGATTAATatcaagtaataataattaattgattcgtGTTATAGGCAGCTCGTTGGTAAGATTGAGTCGtcgaatgataaaatgatCACCATTAAAAGTACAAAGAAGGTTGGTTTTAGCGTTGTTAGCCAAGCTACGGATAGGGCAATTCGTTATCAATAGccattcacacacacacacacacacacacacacacatatatatatatatatatatatatatatctttctctctttgccaCACAAGGCCAGGTTCGACAAAGGGCGTGTAGAGAACGCAATCCAGTCGATATCTCGAGAGGACGACTCACCGATTGCTTATTTAATAAAGTGCCCTCGATATACGAGAGAAGGGCCACATATATACGCTCGCGAGTCATCCGTTAGtaaccgagagagagagagagagagagagagagagaactcaaTTAGTTCGCGCGCATTTCAAAGTCAAATCAGCTTTGCTTATGCAAATGCAATTGCTTTATCGGTCCACCTTCTGATCGAATATACGAGTATATACTTCGAAtataagagagtgagagagagagagagagaatgagaagatgCTAAAGTTGGATACTAAAAGGAATGACAACCGACAACGATGAGTCTTCACGAGTTCGCAAGAGTGCAAGGA from Vespa velutina chromosome 21, iVesVel2.1, whole genome shotgun sequence encodes the following:
- the LOC124956365 gene encoding L-lactate dehydrogenase A-like 6A gives rise to the protein MNEGKRKNETNENTASFLLSKHADYIPDDHRVKVVIAGSGPIGVATAIAILFKRLASELVFIDINEDLAKAEAEDIGHAGTFLGNPKIIGTKDYASARDAAVCVITLGDKSQANQDPAELLECNLSIFKVVVPNVSKYAPNSVLVIVTKPVDIMSNVAMKLSGFPPNRVIGLGTFLDSCRFRCFIADKLGVAASSIQASIIGENGSSSVPIWSAVGVMGMKLKDINKEIGTKTDPEAWSELHVKVIDADSDIITGKGYCNWAIGICVSEIVDAIVRNTCICVTVSTYLKGCRHGLDKDVYMSLPCIIGRNGVQSLVRFLYTKEEQEMMENSCRKIYEMQRSILENLF